In one window of Cydia fagiglandana chromosome 1, ilCydFagi1.1, whole genome shotgun sequence DNA:
- the LOC134663608 gene encoding transmembrane protein 50A isoform X2, with translation MNCFENVTVPNCVWFEGGERRNIFASMVAGFLFFTGWWFIIDSASKYPSDLPNAAHVCGVMATISLVMINSVSNAQVRGETYTGGCMGPRGARLWLFMGFVVGFASLIAACWILFANYVNSDATKNTWAGVSLFLQNAFIFAGSLVFKFGRAEDLWG, from the exons ATGAACTGCTTCGAGAACGTGACTGTGCCGAATTGCGTCTGGTTTGAAGGAGGAGAAAGGCGCAATATTTTTGCGTCGATGGTTGCAGGTTTTCTG TTCTTTACAGGATGGTGGTTTATAATTGACTCAGCATCTAAGTACCCGAGTGATCTACCAAATGCAGCACATGTCTGCGGAGTGATGGCTACCATATCTTTGGTTATGATTAACTCTGTTTCAAATGCACAG GTGCGAGGAGAGACATATACCGGGGGCTGTatggggccgcgcggcgcgagGCTCTGGCTCTTCATGGGTTTCGTCGTGGGCTTCGCATCACTCATCGCCGCCTGCTGGATACTGTTTGCCAATTATGTTAACTCTG ATGCGACCAAAAACACCTGGGCGGGGGTGAGCCTGTTCCTCCAAAACGCGTTCATCTTCGCTGGCTCGCTGGTCTTCAAATTCGGCCGCGCCGAGGACCTGTGGGGCTAA
- the LOC134663608 gene encoding transmembrane protein 50A isoform X1, with translation MNCFENVTVPNCVWFEGGERRNIFASMVAGFLFFTGWWFIIDSASKYPSDLPNAAHVCGVMATISLVMINSVSNAQVRGETYTGGCMGPRGARLWLFMGFVVGFASLIAACWILFANYVNSGKTGSDATKNTWAGVSLFLQNAFIFAGSLVFKFGRAEDLWG, from the exons ATGAACTGCTTCGAGAACGTGACTGTGCCGAATTGCGTCTGGTTTGAAGGAGGAGAAAGGCGCAATATTTTTGCGTCGATGGTTGCAGGTTTTCTG TTCTTTACAGGATGGTGGTTTATAATTGACTCAGCATCTAAGTACCCGAGTGATCTACCAAATGCAGCACATGTCTGCGGAGTGATGGCTACCATATCTTTGGTTATGATTAACTCTGTTTCAAATGCACAG GTGCGAGGAGAGACATATACCGGGGGCTGTatggggccgcgcggcgcgagGCTCTGGCTCTTCATGGGTTTCGTCGTGGGCTTCGCATCACTCATCGCCGCCTGCTGGATACTGTTTGCCAATTATGTTAACTCTGGTAAAACAGGCTCAG ATGCGACCAAAAACACCTGGGCGGGGGTGAGCCTGTTCCTCCAAAACGCGTTCATCTTCGCTGGCTCGCTGGTCTTCAAATTCGGCCGCGCCGAGGACCTGTGGGGCTAA